From the genome of Deltaproteobacteria bacterium, one region includes:
- a CDS encoding MFS transporter, whose protein sequence is MTDNRRIAAFLGLRGGMVGLLGAVILVGMGEKIAERFLPVYLLAMGGGAISIGLLNGLDNLLSALYAVPGGWLSDRYGARRALLIFNLLAMFGFVIVIAVPSWGAVIVGSFFFLSWTAISLPATMSLVSRVLPAGQRTMGVAMHSLVRRVPMALGPLLGGALIDAYGETTGVRYAFVAALAMALLACVLQQKLIPEDREADRATPEKNPLRLFAHMNSALRRLLVSDILIRFCEQIPYAFAVVWCMKTIEHPVTGFQFGILTTVEMATAVLIYLPVAYMADRTEKKPWVLTTFVFFTLFPVALMFSHSFWPLVGAFVLRGLKEFGEPTRKALILDLAPEGRKAAVFGLYYLMRDSVVAVAAFAGAFLWNVDPRLNLWTAFAFGVLGTAWFTWRGEGYRPAIHHAE, encoded by the coding sequence ATGACCGACAACCGCCGCATCGCCGCGTTTCTCGGCTTACGCGGCGGCATGGTCGGGCTGCTCGGCGCGGTGATCCTCGTCGGCATGGGCGAGAAGATCGCCGAGCGTTTTTTGCCGGTGTACCTGCTGGCGATGGGCGGCGGCGCCATCTCGATCGGGCTGCTCAACGGCCTCGACAACCTGCTCTCGGCCCTCTACGCGGTCCCCGGCGGATGGCTGTCGGACCGCTACGGCGCGCGCCGCGCGCTGCTGATTTTCAACCTGCTCGCGATGTTCGGGTTCGTCATCGTCATCGCCGTGCCGAGCTGGGGTGCGGTGATCGTCGGCTCGTTTTTCTTTTTGTCGTGGACCGCCATTTCGCTGCCCGCGACAATGAGTCTGGTCAGTCGCGTGCTGCCCGCCGGCCAGCGCACCATGGGCGTCGCGATGCACTCGCTCGTGCGTCGTGTGCCCATGGCGCTCGGCCCCCTGCTCGGCGGCGCGTTGATCGACGCGTACGGCGAGACGACGGGTGTGCGGTACGCATTCGTGGCCGCGCTCGCCATGGCGCTGCTGGCGTGCGTGCTCCAGCAAAAATTGATTCCCGAGGATCGCGAGGCGGACCGCGCGACGCCCGAGAAAAATCCGCTGCGCCTGTTTGCGCACATGAATTCGGCGCTGCGTCGGCTGCTCGTCTCGGACATCCTCATTCGCTTTTGCGAGCAGATCCCTTACGCCTTCGCCGTGGTGTGGTGCATGAAGACCATCGAGCACCCGGTGACGGGTTTTCAATTCGGCATCCTCACGACGGTGGAGATGGCGACCGCGGTGCTGATCTACCTGCCCGTCGCGTACATGGCGGACCGCACGGAGAAGAAACCCTGGGTGCTCACAACCTTTGTCTTTTTCACGCTATTCCCCGTCGCGCTCATGTTCTCGCACTCATTCTGGCCGCTCGTCGGCGCGTTCGTGCTGCGCGGGCTCAAGGAGTTCGGCGAGCCCACGCGCAAGGCGCTGATCCTCGACCTCGCGCCCGAGGGACGAAAGGCCGCGGTCTTCGGCCTCTACTACCTGATGCGCGATTCGGTGGTGGCCGTGGCGGCGTTCGCGGGGGCGTTTTTGTGGAACGTGGACCCGCGCCTCAATCTATGGACGGCCTTCGCGTTCGGCGTGCTCGGGACGGCTTGGTTCACGTGGCGCGGCGAGGGATATCGGCCGGCCATTCACCATGCCGAATGA
- a CDS encoding bifunctional precorrin-2 dehydrogenase/sirohydrochlorin ferrochelatase yields the protein MEAAARQMVPESEAPLFPLMLRIERRRAVVFGGSTVAAEKVRALRACRADVTVIAPNLCDELAALAIRGEITHVARDYREGDLAGARLAVSALSDDATNRAIVGEAERSGVLLNVVDVPALCEFLSPSVVRRGDLVIAVSTSGRAPGVAAALRRRLDLQFGPEYEAYMELLAQTRCRLKNMDGIGYERRRDILNDVMDLDVLPLLRDGRHAEARKVVDECVSRSLA from the coding sequence ATGGAGGCCGCCGCCCGCCAGATGGTTCCCGAATCGGAAGCGCCGCTGTTTCCGCTGATGCTGCGCATCGAGCGCCGTCGCGCCGTCGTGTTCGGCGGCTCGACCGTCGCGGCGGAAAAAGTCCGCGCGCTCCGCGCCTGCCGCGCGGACGTGACGGTCATCGCACCGAATCTGTGCGACGAGCTCGCGGCGCTCGCGATTCGCGGCGAGATCACCCACGTCGCCCGCGATTATCGCGAGGGCGATCTGGCCGGGGCTCGCCTCGCCGTCTCCGCGCTGAGCGACGACGCCACGAACCGCGCCATCGTCGGCGAAGCTGAGCGAAGCGGCGTGCTGCTCAACGTCGTCGACGTGCCCGCGCTGTGCGAGTTCTTATCGCCCTCGGTCGTGCGCCGGGGCGACCTCGTCATCGCCGTGTCGACTTCGGGCCGCGCGCCGGGCGTGGCGGCCGCGCTGCGCCGCCGCCTCGACCTGCAGTTCGGGCCTGAATACGAAGCCTACATGGAACTCCTCGCGCAGACGCGCTGCCGCCTGAAAAACATGGACGGCATCGGCTACGAGCGCCGACGCGACATTCTGAACGACGTGATGGACCTCGACGTGCTGCCGCTCCTTCGCGACGGACGGCACGCGGAAGCGAGGAAGGTGGTGGACGAATGCGTCTCGCGCTCATTGGCGTAA
- a CDS encoding TlpA family protein disulfide reductase has protein sequence MSESDLHSDALRRRLPLAIALAVSLALVWIAKGTPLYDNLGLIQDGEVAPDFSLKRTDDDSTRLSQLRGYVVWVVFGSTKKEDCVLQLEEARTLAKEFRDRGLAILFLAQSQSKSEIEQFIAERGSAAQILFDNGGRVADVYHATDMPTSYLISKTGHVMASKRGPWRANDARLRNLIDEGLRSGSRNAPAPFDANPSAGDVPEGAAP, from the coding sequence ATGAGCGAATCCGACCTTCATTCCGATGCGCTGCGCCGCCGCCTGCCCCTCGCGATCGCGCTGGCGGTGAGCCTGGCCCTCGTTTGGATCGCGAAGGGCACGCCGCTCTACGACAACCTCGGTCTGATCCAGGACGGCGAGGTCGCGCCCGACTTTTCGCTGAAGCGCACGGACGACGACTCGACCCGCCTGTCGCAGCTTCGCGGCTACGTCGTCTGGGTCGTCTTCGGCAGCACGAAAAAAGAGGACTGCGTGCTCCAGCTCGAGGAAGCGCGAACGCTCGCGAAGGAGTTCCGCGATCGGGGCCTCGCGATCCTGTTTCTCGCGCAGAGCCAGTCGAAGAGCGAAATCGAGCAGTTCATCGCCGAGCGCGGCAGCGCGGCGCAGATCCTGTTCGACAACGGCGGGCGGGTCGCCGACGTGTACCACGCGACGGACATGCCCACGTCATACCTCATCAGCAAGACCGGGCACGTGATGGCCTCGAAACGCGGCCCGTGGCGTGCGAACGACGCGCGGCTTCGAAACCTCATCGACGAGGGGCTGCGCAGCGGATCGCGCAATGCGCCCGCGCCCTTCGACGCGAACCCGAGCGCGGGAGACGTGCCGGAAGGGGCCGCGCCATGA
- a CDS encoding glutamyl-tRNA reductase: protein MRLALIGVNHKTAPLDVRERLAFADDRMSETLLALHAFTGADGKRIIDECVVLSTCNRTEFYCVYNCDIFNFPALARFIAERRDLATDDVSPHLYNLSGQAAVKHLFRVASGLESMVIGEHQITGQVKSAYEAAVACHTNGPFTNKLFHLAFRTAKQVRSETKIGVGSTSVSQVACDLAREHYHDLAERRALIVGAGETGALALRHLRERGLSRITILNRTVAKAEALAVEHAAAFGPLGELPRYLATADVVVSATSAPHMVVTEAQLRTAMAGRIEPVHLFDIAVPRDIEPGVRNVRGVTLHDMDDLQAHVERNVERRSEERHAAFKIVENAAEEFVGWHLTNQMTPAITELRNMAESIRAKEIEKLRTHLSEEDYARVEAVTRTIMNKMLHQPIVTLKQAAMTQDGQQVETVLRAMMGAGG from the coding sequence ATGCGTCTCGCGCTCATTGGCGTAAACCACAAGACGGCGCCGCTCGACGTGCGCGAGCGGCTCGCGTTCGCCGACGACCGGATGAGCGAAACGCTGCTCGCGCTGCACGCGTTCACGGGCGCCGACGGCAAACGCATCATCGATGAATGCGTCGTGCTGTCCACCTGCAACCGCACCGAATTCTACTGCGTCTATAACTGCGACATCTTCAACTTCCCGGCCCTCGCGCGCTTCATCGCCGAGCGGCGCGACCTCGCCACCGACGACGTCAGCCCGCACCTGTACAACCTCTCGGGCCAGGCGGCTGTAAAGCATCTGTTCCGCGTCGCGTCGGGCCTCGAATCCATGGTCATCGGCGAGCACCAGATCACCGGGCAGGTCAAGTCGGCGTACGAGGCCGCGGTCGCTTGCCACACCAACGGTCCCTTCACCAACAAACTCTTCCACCTCGCCTTCCGCACCGCCAAGCAGGTGCGCAGCGAGACGAAGATCGGCGTCGGCTCCACCTCCGTCAGCCAGGTCGCGTGCGACCTCGCGCGCGAGCACTACCACGACCTCGCGGAGCGCCGCGCGCTCATCGTCGGCGCGGGCGAAACCGGCGCGCTGGCCCTGCGTCACCTGCGCGAGCGCGGGCTCTCGCGCATCACAATTCTCAACCGCACCGTGGCGAAGGCCGAGGCGCTGGCCGTGGAGCACGCGGCGGCGTTCGGTCCCCTGGGCGAGTTGCCCCGGTATCTGGCGACCGCGGACGTGGTCGTCTCGGCGACGAGCGCGCCCCACATGGTCGTGACCGAGGCGCAGCTTCGCACGGCGATGGCCGGGCGCATAGAGCCGGTCCACCTGTTCGACATCGCCGTGCCGCGCGACATCGAGCCCGGCGTGCGCAACGTGCGCGGCGTGACGCTGCACGACATGGACGACCTGCAGGCGCACGTCGAACGCAACGTCGAGCGGCGCAGCGAGGAGCGGCACGCGGCGTTCAAGATCGTCGAGAACGCGGCGGAGGAGTTCGTCGGCTGGCACCTGACGAATCAGATGACGCCGGCGATCACCGAGCTGCGCAACATGGCCGAGTCGATCCGCGCGAAGGAGATCGAGAAGCTGCGCACGCACCTGTCCGAAGAAGACTACGCGCGCGTCGAAGCCGTAACCCGCACGATCATGAATAAAATGCTGCACCAGCCCATCGTCACCCTCAAACAAGCGGCGATGACGCAGGACGGCCAACAGGTCGAGACGGTGCTGCGGGCCATGATGGGGGCGGGTGGGTAA
- a CDS encoding magnesium transporter, whose protein sequence is MTQTQTHMDGSAYTFLYASRLVARPVTEGGRRIGTATDLVARRLTPYPELEGFVVRRKGKEYFLPLAKVSRAALEGRGAIVAHAHDLTALVHDDDRFLVAAVLLDKQIVDVQGAKVERVNDVHLLTVDAHTYLVHVDVGLPGLLRRLGFEGGVRRIVRTFGRDLKDDWISWRYVQTLQGRRGPGPIRLAVGHEQLHDLHPGELADILEDLDKEGRIALLHSVDPEVAASALEEVEPELGAAIVKELDPEVAADIMEEMEAAAAADILDEVTDERREDIIDRMDAEERQEIETLHTYEDKSAGALMSTDFVEIAATATVADAIAAVRQWADEVAMLHYVYLLDDTGTLVGAVSLKQLILARPDTPLRELAGMRLVTVSPDEDWSDVAEKFYKYNFQAMPVVDENDRLVGVVSFRSSFDELVRYYVREAA, encoded by the coding sequence ATGACGCAGACGCAGACCCACATGGACGGTTCGGCGTACACCTTTCTTTACGCGTCGCGGCTCGTGGCGCGGCCCGTGACCGAAGGCGGGCGGCGCATCGGCACCGCGACGGATCTGGTCGCGCGGCGCTTGACGCCGTATCCGGAGCTCGAAGGGTTCGTGGTGCGGCGAAAAGGCAAGGAGTATTTCCTTCCCCTGGCCAAGGTTTCTCGCGCGGCACTCGAAGGGCGTGGCGCGATCGTCGCCCACGCGCACGATTTGACGGCGCTCGTGCACGACGACGACCGGTTCCTCGTGGCGGCGGTGCTGCTCGACAAACAGATCGTCGATGTGCAGGGCGCGAAGGTGGAACGCGTCAACGACGTGCACCTGCTCACCGTGGACGCGCACACCTACCTCGTGCACGTGGATGTGGGCTTGCCGGGCCTGCTTCGCCGTCTGGGTTTCGAGGGCGGCGTGCGCCGGATCGTGCGGACCTTCGGCCGCGACCTGAAGGACGACTGGATCTCGTGGCGATATGTGCAGACGTTGCAGGGGCGGCGCGGGCCGGGACCGATCCGCCTCGCGGTCGGCCACGAGCAGCTCCACGATCTGCACCCGGGCGAACTCGCCGACATTCTGGAGGATCTGGACAAGGAAGGCCGCATCGCGCTTCTGCACTCGGTCGATCCCGAGGTGGCCGCGAGCGCGCTGGAAGAGGTCGAGCCCGAGCTGGGCGCGGCCATCGTCAAGGAACTCGACCCCGAGGTCGCGGCCGACATCATGGAAGAGATGGAAGCCGCCGCCGCCGCGGATATCCTCGACGAGGTCACCGACGAACGCCGCGAGGACATCATCGACCGGATGGATGCCGAGGAGCGCCAGGAAATCGAAACGCTCCACACCTACGAGGACAAGTCGGCCGGCGCGCTGATGAGCACGGATTTCGTGGAGATCGCGGCCACCGCGACGGTCGCCGACGCGATCGCCGCCGTTCGCCAGTGGGCCGACGAGGTCGCCATGCTGCACTACGTCTACCTGCTCGACGACACCGGCACGCTCGTCGGCGCGGTGAGTCTCAAGCAGCTCATCCTCGCCCGGCCCGACACCCCCCTGCGAGAACTGGCGGGGATGCGTCTCGTCACCGTCTCGCCGGACGAGGACTGGTCGGACGTAGCCGAAAAGTTCTACAAGTACAACTTCCAGGCCATGCCGGTCGTGGACGAGAACGACCGGCTCGTGGGGGTCGTTTCGTTCCGGTCCAGCTTCGACGAACTCGTGCGTTATTACGTGAGAGAGGCGGCGTAG
- a CDS encoding ABC transporter ATP-binding protein, with translation MSEMLLECRGLIKEFRAGRWRKRIVQALRGVNLSVRRGDVYGFLGKNGAGKTTTVRCMLGMSPITDGQVVVFGHDNPPPEYTFRRISYCPEDSNFFTGLTGRELLTIYGRLNGMPKAALRDEVQRVLELVGVAEAADRRMTGYSKGMRQRIGLAQAILPSPELIILDEPARGLDPVGRRRFRDVINDLAAKGTTFFINSHTLSEVERTCNRVGIIKDGLVVRELTPDDLVLADQGLEVRYALEGEPLAESRPADRMWSLTVTDTHGLAEASAEIARRGGQVESVDRRRQSLEDYFIQVVGENEVVE, from the coding sequence ATGAGCGAAATGCTGCTCGAGTGCCGCGGCCTCATCAAGGAGTTTCGCGCGGGCCGCTGGCGAAAACGCATCGTGCAGGCCCTGCGCGGCGTGAATCTTTCCGTGCGCCGGGGCGACGTGTACGGCTTCCTCGGCAAGAACGGCGCGGGCAAGACGACGACGGTGCGCTGCATGCTCGGCATGTCGCCCATCACCGACGGTCAGGTGGTGGTGTTCGGCCACGACAATCCGCCGCCGGAATACACCTTCCGCCGAATCTCTTATTGCCCCGAGGACTCGAATTTTTTCACGGGACTGACCGGCCGCGAGCTGCTGACGATCTACGGACGCCTCAACGGCATGCCCAAGGCCGCGCTTCGCGACGAGGTGCAGCGTGTGCTGGAACTCGTCGGCGTGGCCGAGGCCGCGGACCGGCGCATGACCGGATACTCCAAGGGGATGCGCCAGCGCATCGGCCTCGCGCAGGCGATCCTGCCGAGTCCCGAACTCATCATCCTCGACGAGCCCGCGCGCGGCCTGGACCCCGTCGGGCGGCGGCGTTTCCGCGACGTCATCAACGACCTCGCGGCGAAGGGCACGACGTTTTTCATCAACTCGCATACGCTCTCCGAGGTCGAACGCACCTGCAACCGGGTGGGGATCATCAAAGACGGCCTCGTGGTGCGCGAGCTGACCCCGGACGACCTCGTGCTCGCCGATCAGGGCCTCGAGGTGCGTTACGCGCTGGAGGGCGAGCCGCTCGCCGAGAGCCGCCCGGCGGACCGGATGTGGTCGCTCACCGTGACCGACACGCACGGCCTTGCCGAGGCGAGCGCCGAAATCGCACGGCGCGGCGGGCAGGTGGAGAGCGTGGATCGCCGTCGCCAGAGCCTCGAGGACTACTTCATCCAGGTCGTCGGCGAAAACGAGGTGGTCGAATGA
- a CDS encoding 4-(cytidine 5'-diphospho)-2-C-methyl-D-erythritol kinase, which yields MFEPVVCESHAKVNLRLEVLARRDDGYHLLQMINARIALADRIRFEPAESGIALTCSRSDLPCDETNLAWRAAAALFEHAGYPGGVRIHIDKRIPVAAGLGGGSGNAACVLASLNELLGLGVSDRDLSAIGLRLGADVPFFLFGKPAVVRGIGEDIEPFEVAADIPIALLNPGVGLSTADVYRRASATLDLPKKPSTLPRRLNDAEEVAAEMHNDLEAPARALCPAIDDLLAHLRDRDALAAMVSGSGPSVFGVFATHDAARAAVSDMPDGGWLAIATRTI from the coding sequence GTGTTCGAGCCCGTCGTTTGCGAATCGCACGCCAAGGTGAACCTGCGTCTCGAGGTGCTGGCCCGACGTGACGACGGCTATCACCTGCTCCAGATGATCAACGCGCGGATTGCCCTGGCCGACCGCATCCGGTTCGAGCCCGCCGAGTCGGGCATCGCCCTGACCTGTTCCCGCTCCGATCTGCCGTGCGACGAAACCAATCTCGCCTGGCGCGCGGCGGCGGCGCTCTTCGAGCACGCCGGTTACCCGGGCGGCGTGCGGATCCACATCGACAAACGCATCCCCGTCGCGGCGGGGCTCGGCGGCGGTTCGGGCAACGCGGCGTGCGTGCTGGCCTCCCTCAACGAATTGCTTGGGCTCGGCGTGAGCGACCGCGACCTCTCCGCGATCGGTCTGCGGCTGGGGGCCGACGTGCCGTTTTTCCTCTTCGGCAAACCCGCGGTGGTGCGCGGGATCGGCGAGGACATCGAACCCTTCGAGGTCGCCGCCGACATTCCCATCGCGCTCCTCAATCCCGGCGTAGGGCTCTCGACCGCCGACGTTTATCGGCGCGCGTCGGCGACGCTGGACCTGCCGAAAAAGCCTTCGACGCTCCCGCGACGACTGAACGATGCCGAAGAAGTCGCCGCCGAAATGCACAACGACCTCGAAGCCCCCGCGCGCGCCCTGTGCCCCGCGATCGACGACCTGCTCGCGCATCTGCGCGACCGCGACGCTCTCGCCGCGATGGTCAGCGGTTCCGGTCCGTCGGTTTTCGGCGTCTTCGCCACGCACGACGCAGCCCGGGCCGCCGTTTCCGACATGCCGGACGGGGGCTGGCTCGCGATCGCCACCCGAACGATCTGA
- a CDS encoding ABC transporter permease, translating into MKILVLAGYTWKRMARAHYLKGLYAFAFVVLMLVMGMRSDVTSQSSLTGLMEFGMRAARGGALLAAIWIGASIFSGELASYTARTLLTKPVRRFDAVFGVLLGGMAYVTLLLVVATAVAFIASILRGWQPSLDILVMQLSVLPAIFAVLALAQLVSFVSPKPITIFLMLGLSWEHWWRYVGNSLDAGGADSWIRTGLGAMAKTAYYVTPTYSRFVPDYEYFRQVGFPAGAWAFHSVACVAYVFTCCVLTAYVLSREEI; encoded by the coding sequence ATGAAGATCCTCGTCCTCGCCGGCTATACCTGGAAACGCATGGCGCGCGCACATTACCTGAAAGGCTTGTACGCGTTCGCCTTCGTCGTGCTCATGCTCGTCATGGGGATGCGATCGGACGTGACGTCGCAGTCGAGCCTCACGGGGCTTATGGAGTTCGGCATGCGCGCCGCGCGCGGCGGAGCGCTCCTCGCCGCGATCTGGATCGGCGCGTCGATCTTCTCGGGCGAGCTCGCGTCCTACACCGCGCGCACCCTGCTCACCAAACCGGTGCGCCGCTTCGACGCGGTGTTCGGCGTGCTGCTGGGCGGCATGGCGTACGTGACGCTTCTGCTCGTTGTCGCCACCGCCGTCGCCTTTATCGCGTCGATTCTGCGGGGGTGGCAGCCCTCGCTCGACATTCTCGTCATGCAGCTCTCGGTGCTGCCCGCGATCTTCGCGGTGCTCGCGCTCGCGCAACTCGTGTCGTTCGTCTCGCCCAAGCCCATCACGATCTTCCTGATGTTGGGCCTTTCGTGGGAACACTGGTGGCGCTACGTGGGCAACAGCCTCGATGCGGGGGGCGCGGATTCATGGATCCGCACCGGACTCGGCGCGATGGCGAAGACCGCGTATTACGTCACGCCGACCTACAGCCGCTTCGTGCCCGACTACGAATACTTCCGGCAGGTCGGGTTTCCCGCCGGCGCGTGGGCGTTTCACTCGGTTGCGTGCGTCGCCTACGTGTTCACGTGCTGCGTGCTGACGGCGTACGTGCTCTCGCGCGAGGAGATCTGA
- a CDS encoding PKD domain-containing protein, producing the protein MFHRVMFAFAIVCVLTFTVAAPASAAWVYETVASAGDQGQSAALAVDSNDRPHLAWYDASFARLMYAYRDFGGWHVTEIDTGQVGNYCDIAINPIKNRPAIAYYDDAIDAAMFAYLDDDDTWKYETIEDSDEDDRGRWISIAFTTSGQAWAAYHYDDGWSNDNGVRVAWRTGANAWSKTSPDSVYNAFGERLGSWTAIALSTVDLPNVAYRDDVWSNQKFAWLDGLGWHEEDVVDPADIDGTGEHTGIAMDIGDNVYISMHFDPLIGDQCAVILKKLAGSWEWDEIECGGDDTGKYSSIAMGDDAAPHVTYFSDGDLKYATKVAGEWQIEVLEGDEITGMFTSLGLDSRNAPHIAYYDPFVKDVKYVWDMPVPLVSSIDPDTGENTESLTGVTITGATFAATSTARLYRPDASVGVNCANAVVADPFELTCDLNLVGAWPGIYDVEVTNPAGTGSLPGGFTITSPAPELTSATPHQAFNNDPDFTMDLGGNYFTLDMTAKLVSSRAQINTTALAVNSLAAAEATFDLTGAAVGDYDVVITTPFGSATMDEALTIKCAPPVADFTGAPLRGPAPHTVNFFDNSEDYNGCRITQWEWDFGDDETSSDQSPSHTFTEVGRYKIKLRVTGPGGSNTYARNNYITVEPGADDDADDDADDDADDDDDWVPPDDDESDDDDISLGDDDAADGDDRHTDEGNDSGGCGC; encoded by the coding sequence ATGTTTCACCGGGTCATGTTTGCGTTCGCCATCGTCTGCGTTTTGACCTTCACGGTCGCCGCGCCCGCGAGCGCCGCGTGGGTTTATGAAACCGTCGCCAGCGCGGGAGATCAGGGCCAGTCGGCCGCGCTCGCCGTGGACTCCAACGACCGCCCGCACCTCGCATGGTACGATGCCTCGTTCGCGCGGCTGATGTACGCCTATCGCGATTTCGGCGGCTGGCACGTGACCGAAATCGACACGGGCCAGGTCGGCAACTACTGCGACATCGCGATCAACCCGATCAAGAACCGACCCGCCATCGCGTATTACGACGACGCGATCGACGCGGCGATGTTCGCGTACCTCGACGACGACGACACGTGGAAATACGAGACGATCGAGGACTCGGACGAGGACGACCGCGGCCGATGGATCAGCATCGCGTTCACCACGAGTGGACAGGCGTGGGCCGCGTACCATTACGACGACGGATGGTCGAACGACAACGGCGTGCGCGTCGCGTGGCGCACCGGGGCGAACGCGTGGTCGAAGACCTCGCCCGACAGCGTGTACAACGCGTTCGGCGAGCGGCTGGGAAGCTGGACTGCCATCGCGCTCTCCACCGTGGATCTGCCCAACGTGGCGTACCGCGACGACGTGTGGTCGAACCAGAAATTCGCGTGGCTGGACGGCCTCGGCTGGCACGAGGAGGACGTGGTCGATCCCGCGGATATCGATGGCACCGGCGAGCACACCGGCATCGCCATGGACATCGGCGACAACGTGTACATCTCCATGCACTTCGACCCGCTGATCGGCGACCAGTGCGCGGTGATCCTGAAAAAACTCGCGGGAAGCTGGGAGTGGGACGAGATCGAGTGCGGCGGAGACGACACGGGCAAGTATTCGTCGATCGCGATGGGCGACGACGCCGCGCCGCACGTGACGTACTTTTCCGACGGCGACCTGAAATACGCGACCAAGGTGGCCGGCGAGTGGCAAATCGAGGTGCTCGAAGGCGACGAGATCACGGGCATGTTCACGAGCCTCGGCCTCGACAGCCGCAACGCGCCGCACATCGCCTACTACGACCCCTTCGTGAAGGACGTAAAGTACGTGTGGGACATGCCCGTCCCGCTCGTGTCGTCGATCGATCCCGATACGGGCGAGAACACCGAGAGCCTGACCGGCGTGACGATCACCGGCGCGACCTTCGCCGCCACGTCCACCGCGCGGCTCTATCGCCCTGACGCCTCGGTAGGCGTGAACTGCGCGAACGCGGTCGTCGCCGACCCCTTCGAGCTGACGTGCGACCTGAACCTCGTCGGCGCGTGGCCGGGCATCTACGACGTCGAGGTGACGAACCCGGCGGGCACCGGGTCGCTTCCCGGCGGATTCACGATCACCTCGCCCGCGCCGGAGCTGACGTCGGCGACGCCGCACCAGGCGTTCAACAACGATCCCGACTTCACGATGGATCTGGGCGGCAACTATTTCACGCTCGACATGACGGCGAAGCTCGTGTCGTCGCGCGCGCAGATCAACACCACGGCGCTCGCGGTGAACTCGCTCGCGGCGGCCGAGGCGACCTTCGACCTCACCGGCGCGGCGGTGGGCGATTACGACGTCGTCATCACCACGCCCTTCGGCAGCGCGACGATGGACGAAGCGCTCACGATCAAGTGCGCGCCGCCCGTCGCCGACTTCACCGGCGCCCCCCTGCGCGGGCCCGCGCCGCACACGGTGAACTTCTTCGACAACTCCGAAGACTACAACGGCTGCCGCATCACGCAGTGGGAGTGGGATTTCGGCGACGACGAGACGTCGAGCGACCAGAGTCCCTCGCACACCTTTACCGAGGTGGGCCGCTACAAGATCAAACTGCGCGTCACCGGCCCCGGCGGGTCGAACACCTACGCGCGCAACAACTACATCACGGTCGAGCCCGGCGCCGATGACGATGCCGACGACGACGCGGATGACGACGCGGATGATGATGACGACTGGGTTCCGCCGGACGACGACGAATCCGATGACGACGACATTTCGCTCGGCGACGACGACGCGGCCGACGGCGATGACCGACATACGGACGAGGGCAACGACTCGGGCGGCTGCGGGTGCTGA
- the hemC gene encoding hydroxymethylbilane synthase has product MRKVVIGSRGSQLALWQSEHVRDWLTARHPGFEFPIEIIHTMGDKILDVPLAKIGDKGLFTKEIENALLDRRIDLAVHSLKDLPTKLEAGLAIGAVSVREDVRDAWVSRRGVALADLPEGATIATSSLRRRSQLWAKRPDLRIVDMRGNLNTRMRKLDESEEIDGLVLAAAGLVRLGWETRITHRIDFDTILPAVGQGALAVEIRADDADTAALLAAFADADTTIAVRAERAFLRHLEGGCQIPIGAHATVSAGRVRLDGLVGSLDGKRILRDAAEGDATDPEAVGIALAETLLAAGADVILAEITAAARS; this is encoded by the coding sequence ATGCGCAAGGTCGTCATCGGAAGTCGCGGAAGTCAGCTCGCCCTTTGGCAGTCGGAACACGTGCGCGATTGGCTCACGGCCCGGCACCCGGGTTTCGAGTTCCCCATCGAGATCATCCACACGATGGGCGACAAGATCCTCGACGTGCCCCTCGCCAAAATCGGCGACAAGGGCCTGTTCACCAAGGAGATCGAAAACGCGCTGCTCGATCGGCGCATCGACCTCGCCGTGCACAGCCTCAAGGATCTGCCGACGAAGCTCGAAGCCGGTCTCGCCATCGGCGCGGTCAGCGTGCGCGAGGACGTGCGCGACGCGTGGGTGAGCCGGCGCGGCGTCGCCCTGGCCGATCTGCCCGAGGGCGCGACCATCGCCACGTCCAGCCTGCGCCGACGCAGCCAGCTATGGGCGAAGCGGCCCGACCTGCGCATCGTGGACATGCGCGGCAATCTGAACACGCGCATGCGCAAACTCGATGAGTCGGAGGAGATCGACGGCCTCGTGCTCGCCGCCGCCGGGCTCGTGCGTCTCGGCTGGGAAACGCGCATCACGCACCGCATCGATTTCGATACGATCCTGCCCGCCGTGGGTCAGGGCGCGCTGGCCGTCGAGATCCGCGCCGACGACGCCGACACCGCCGCGCTGCTCGCCGCGTTCGCCGACGCGGATACGACGATCGCGGTTCGCGCCGAGCGCGCGTTTCTGCGGCATCTCGAAGGCGGCTGCCAGATCCCCATCGGCGCGCACGCGACCGTGAGCGCGGGGCGGGTGCGTCTCGACGGTTTGGTGGGGAGCCTCGACGGAAAACGCATTCTGCGCGACGCCGCCGAGGGCGACGCGACCGATCCCGAAGCCGTGGGGATCGCGCTCGCCGAGACGCTGCTCGCCGCGGGCGCCGACGTGATCCTCGCCGAGATTACCGCCGCCGCAAGAAGCTGA